Below is a genomic region from Methanobacterium sp..
TAAAGATTCTTTGAAGGTCATGTTAAATTCTATTAATGAATTTGAAAAAGAGTGAAATCATGCAGGTAATTGGAGTGACCGGACTACCTGGATCAGGTAAAAGTGTGGTGGCAAGAGTAGCAAATAATCTTGGAATCAATGTAATTCGAATGGGAGACGTAATTAGAGACGAAGCACTTAAAAAAAATGCAGATATTGGAGAAACAGCAGTAAAACTCCGTGAAGATTATGGGAAATATGTGGTAGCTGAAAAATGCGTTGAAATAATAGAAGAAGCGTTAAAAAACACTACAGATGATAAAAATGAACTGAAATTTGTAATTGAAGGTATAAGAAGCCCTGCAGAAGTGGAAATATTTAAAAAACATTTTGGAAAGTTCAAAGTTATTGCTATCTACAGCAGCCCAAAAACACGTTTTATGAGATTAAAACGGCGTAAACGATCTGATGATTCGACAAGTATCCTTGAATTTAAAAATAGGGATGAAAGAGAACTTAAATTTGGGATTGGCAGTGTTATTGCAGCAGCAGACTACATGATAGTAAATGAAGGGCCAATCTGGAAGTATAAAAACTCAGTAAGAAACATATTAAAAAAAGAAATGAAAATACAGGGCAAAAAGAAAGGTAATTATTGAAGAGAATGAATAAGATTTAAAAATAGGGGAACATGTGGTTATGAACTGTGAAATATACGCTAAAGCATCAGTTAATCCAACAGAGGATATGGATAAAGTTATTAAAGCTATTGCAAACGTTATTGAATATGATGAAATTGAAATAGGGGACGATTACGTCTGTGTATCTGGAGGGATAGAAACAGTTAAAAATTTAAAAGACGAATTAAGAGAAAGGAAAATAAGGGGAGCTGTACGGAAAATAATGCTTAAGGGAATAACTGCCGGTAAAATTCACTTTAGATTAAGTAAACAGGCAGCACTTGCCGGGACATTAAATTTAGTGGAGGATAGTCTATGTCCTCTGGGTGAAATAGATGTTGAAATCAAAACTGATGATCCAGATAAATTAATAGACTGGATGGCTCCTGAAATAAAATAATTTCAGGAAGGTTTTATTTATCTATCAAAACTGCATCTTTAATTAAAAAATAACCACTATCTCTTTCCCAAATCACTTCAGATTCAGTAATTTTAATTTTTTTATTAAAAACAGGCCCATCTAAAACAAGAGTTTCTGCCTCGCCCCCTTCAAAGGCAATGTGTATTCCATACTTTTTATTTAAAGCAATGATATCTTCAAGAACAGCAGAATCGATCTTTCTACCTAACCAGGACTCGTCAAGCCCCTCTGCTGAAACGCTTGTAATAATAACCTCAAATCCAAGCTCAATAACTTCCTTCATATATTCTTCTGGGTCCCTGTGCCAGAGTGGAGCGTATGATTTAAGTCCTAATTCTTCACAGATACTGTCAATTCTTGATTTTTGGTAAACAGAATGTAATGCACCAGAATAAATACCTTCAATTCCTTCATTCTTTAAATCTCTTAAAACAGTGGTTAAATCCTCCAATTCTTCTTCTTTAATACCCTTTGTAACTTTCCGGATAAGAGGAACACCCAGTGCTTCAGCAGAAAGTTCTGTAATATGTATATTGGCCACGTGAAACATGTAAGAGGCAGGATTATCTGAAATTAAAGATACCAGATATTTAACTTCATGCCCTTCTTCACGAGCCTTATAATAAGCCATTGTACTATCTTTACCGCCTGAGAAGAGAACTGCCACCTTCATTATGCCACCTGAAATCTAATTTTCCTTCCTCAACCTTTCTTTAAATCTGTCAAAAAGGCTTATCAGTGTATCTATAAATAGGCCTGCAAGGCCCACCAGTATTCCAAGGAGGCCGCATAAAATAATTACACTGCTCTTATCAGGGATAATTGATTTTATATAATTAATCCTGTCCTGTGTGGGGCCCTGAATACCTGTAATAACAACATCTCCTGATAACTGGTTGGAAACATCATAGACCCGGGCAGATTCAACCTGAAGAGATGCATGGGCTGAGCTGTATTTAACGTCTATTGCACCTACAAGCATCAGCCAATCCTCTAATTTTTTAATCACATCCTGAGGATCAGCCTGATTTTGAATCTCAATTTCTATGGTATCATTAGATAGTATCTGGGCAGATCTTATTCCTTTATTGGAAGCAGGTATTCTTTTTGGGAGTACCGCTTTCCATTTATCAGAAAATGGAGTGGTTTTTACAGTTATTCCCCTAACTTCAACACTTTTAACTCCCTCAATTTGTCTGGCACTGTTTACAAACTGGTTAATGTTCAGATTTGTTGAAATATCCACATTTATGGTTTCTATGTCACTGGAAGTTGAAGTGTAAAATGAAGAGGCTATTCCAGGTATATCGTCCATCACCGGACTTATAAAAAAGACTCCACCAATTATTCCAACAATAAAACCAATGGATACCACCATTAAAAGGTTTTTTTTACCTATTATCGGTGTAAGGAGTGCGGTTGAGAAAACAAACACCATTAAAATGATGAATAAAATTACCATTATAATTACTGCGATGGCTTCCATGATATTTTTCCTGTCTGGTTATTAATTCTTTACTTCTTCGCTTCCAACGATAATTCCAGTTGCAGCATCAACATATATTCTTTTAAATATAACAGTGCCTTTCATAAGGGGAACAATCCAGACAGCAGTGTTATTGTTATTAATCATTATATTACCTTTTGCAGGTTCTCCTGCTGTAAAATTAGGTTGTGATGCAATTTTTTTGGCCTGATCAGCTGTAACCTGATAAGTTCCATTATTTCCACCGGTCACATTAACGCTGGTAATGTTACTGGATGTGGAGTTGTTGAACGTAGGAACCTGTGGGGCTGGGACTGGGGCAGGTTCAGTTACTGGAGCTTCTGATGTGTTGTTTACAACTTCAGCTCTGGCATTACCATTAAATGGTCCGTAGGCATACACTACCAGAATTACAGTTACAACGGCAACTATAATCAAAGCTTTTTTTTCCCATCCTGGTTCCAGATCCATAGGATAACTCCAGTTAAATAGTTCTTGTCACTTATAATGAAATAATTTTTATCATTTAAAAATCTTGTTAATATATTGATGTAAATCTTATGGTGCCATTGTCGTTATAAACTTTATACCGATCTCCAGCATTCATGGTAATATTTTCAATATAATCCTTAGCAATTAATTTTATGGGAATATTTTGTCCTTTATACGCCACTGTCACATATCCTGTACTGTTTACTTTTGCCGTATAATTAACATCATCACGAAGATCCAAGTTTATGGAATAACCAGCACCGTTTTTATAAACTGTGTTTATGGTTGTAGCTATTTTTTCACCAACAATCCTTACTTTTCCAAGATCTCCTGTTTCAGTTTTATCCATGCTGCTGTTAACAAGGCTGATAAAACTCCCTGCAATTATAATAAATATTAAAGTGACAAATATCAGCTCAGCACTTGCAATTCCTTTTTCGTCTTTTAAAATTTTAATCACCTAATTATATGAATAAGGACTGCCTGTAAGACCTAAAAATGTCTTATAATTTTCTGAAAGATAGAATATTTCACCATTTGGAGTACCTGCATCATCAGGTTCCCTTATTGTATTATATGTGTTTCCTTTTCTTGTTTGAAGTATAGTACCCGGAATATTTCTGAAATACTCATGATCGACCCTTGAAACATCTTTTCTACCATGTTCTTCCCAGAGAGGATCTCCCAATATAAATGTACTTATACGATTGTTTGGAAGACTTACAGAAGTATTATTTGTTCTATTCTCTAATCTGTCAAAGAAAGATAAACCTCTAAAATCCTGAAAATAATAAGGTCTTGGGAAAATACCGGATGGATTGTCAGTACCATTCATACATTCCCATAAGTAATGTAATTTAGTAGCTTCATTCATACCATCAATTGCAAAATTGTATTCTAAACCAAAAACAGGAGTATATGTTTGGTGAGGATATTTGTATATAATATTACTTTTTCTGTTTTTGGCATTTAACCAGATATATGGGTCTTCTATTCCTTCAATGGAAACATATACCTTTATTTTTGGAGTTTTTCCTTCATATACCTGATCTCTTTGAATAATTTTAATTGGTATTCCTTCTTTAATGTTCACATAAAACCCAAAAGGATCCTCCTGAGTAATGTTTAGGTCACTATCAGTGAAAGTTGTTCGGGTGTAATTGGTGATAGGGATATTATTTATGTATACTTCTCTTCCAGTTTGATATTCAATATTCTTACAGGTTTCAATAACATGTGAATTAAGATTGACCAGTATATGCGTTTTTATGTAGTTCTGGCTGTTGTTTAAAAATCTTTCATCATCAATAACTTTCCTTGTTGCATTATAAGCGCCGTTTCTGCCTGCATCAGCAGCACCCTTTTCAATTGAAGCATAAATATTGATAGCAGCATCGTGTGATACATCCCCTCCCAGTGCAATTGTAGAAATAGTATTTATCTCTTCAACAATTTCTCCATATGAAACTGCAATTATCATTACAGGTATAAAAAGTAAAAATACCAGTGGAGTAAATGTATAACCTTTTTCATCCATTTTAACGCCTTCTAAAGTTTAATTAAAAATTTTTTAGTTCCTCCATAATTCTAATCTAACAGGCAAAGCATTAGGTAAATCACCAGCATACATTGCTTCCTTTCTTATTAAATCAGGTTCTGGATTGATCCCTGCGGAGTTCAATATATTGATTAGTTCTACATAAGCAGCATTTTCAGCGGCGCTGGCATTTTCAGCATATGCTGTTGTCCAGACATTCTCTAAAAATTTAGGGTAAAGTACTGCTATACGTGACCCTGAAAATATTTCAGCATTAGCATCAAAATCCCCTGATTCCCAGTTATTTGCAGGTCCAGTAACTGTAACCATAAGATTATAAGTGCCGGGTTTTAAAGTATAATTTCCAGGAGTTCCATTAGTGAACACACGGGGTCCTGCAGCATCCAAGTTAGAAAGATCTATAGAATATGGGATTGTAGAATTATCATATAAAACTGCTCCACCCGGATATTCAATTTTTATGTTTCTTGAATCAGTTCCAACCCCTGCAAAAAACAATACCTTTTGAGCATCAGCCCCCACTGTAAAAGAACGTGTTTCTGTACGCTGATTATTATTACTTTGATAACTTTGGTAAGGGAAATTTTCCCATCTTATAGGTAATTTTGTAGTTGTAATTTGTGTGTAGCAACTAACAAGACCACTAAGGTCATAGTCATTTCCAGGAACATTGTCCCAAACAGTTATTCTTACTTTATTATTTCCAACCTGTAATGGGGCCGTACTATTAGGGCCAATATAAATTATTCCGGGAATATTTCCATAGCCATCACTCCTGGCACTGTATTGAGTTGAACCCACACTAAAAGAGCAAAAAGCAGTGTTCCAACGAGTACCGTCCCATACTTCAACCAAAGCATTATCTACCCCACCATAGGCATTTACCACAGTAAATGCATCAAATATTCGAGTATTAGAAGGAATATAAATATCCTGAACAATGCTAACTGCAGTTGCTGTACCTATATTGGGGATATTTGTTATAACAAAGGGAACACCATTATCAAAACCATGATTTCTATTTAACAGATTGCTCCAAGTTACTCTTCTTAAATTGGTGAAAGAAGTAACTGATCCCGTATTAATATCATATATTCTACCATATTCAGTGGCCTGTCCGTTTCCATCCAAATCCTGTGGACTTTCAACTGCCAGTCCTGCTGCATTGTTAAACGGAAATCTGGTAGTATTAAGTCCTTTGGGAACTTCTATGTTAGTTGTATAATTTCCTATTAATGAAAACCAGGGCATGTCATGCCCTCTCAAGTTACTATCAATATAGTTATAAACAGGACTTGTAAATTTGACACTATAGTTATTTACGCCGTTAACCATCCTATTATAATCAATTACTCCCTGATAATTGTACATCGGGAAATTTTGTCTATTACTACCTGATGTGGGAGGTGTTTTATACAAAAAATCAAACTGGTTTGCATTAACAGGATAAGTATATCCATTTAAAGTAAAGTTCAGTCCATACGCAGGACCTGTTCCTGTAGTTGAACGATTTTGATTACATGAACCTGCAAGGAAAACTCCACCTCGAATTGTTGCACCATTGGGAATAGAAAATTGTATATTTATTGGTGTGTTTGGAGCACCTGAAGCTGATCCCCAGTGAGGGAATGAAGCTAATCTAGCACGGCCATTACTATCTCTCCACGGAGAAAAATTACGTAACCAGTTGTGGAAATTCCATAAAGTGGTGGTAACATTTTGAGTTTGATTTTCAAATTCAACTTCCTCAACCTTGTACCACGCACGACCTACCCATCCTTCTTGAGGCCCAGATATTACTTTAACTCTTGTAGCTACATTATTAGAGTAAAGTAGACCTCTGTTATTGGTAAGAGACGGATTGGATCCAAGTGTTATTTTATAACCTATGTTTCCCGGTATCATGGAGTTTAATGATGAATTTAAAATCTGTGTAGCGTTATTTGGACGGCCACCAGCATAATAAACTGCTGCAGTATTCAATGTTCCATCCTGTTCCATCACTGCTAAAGCACTGTCAGCAAGTGCTTCGAGATGCTGATGGTCATCACCCATATAGACTGGCATCATCTGGTATGTAATAAAAGACGTGGTAAAAACCATAAAAATAACCAGTGCCAGTGTGGCATCTGTAGTAAATATAAATCCTTTATCGTCCATTTTTATCACTTAACCCATAAATAAAATAAAAATCTGTATCTTTTACGCTCAATATTATCTGGATTAATTTGACCTGGATCTGTATTCTTAGGAACCTGCACAATATAAACATCCAATGAACTCCAGGGATTACTTGTTCCTCTTACAGTAACAGTATTGTTCATGAAATAAGTTTCATTATATAAAAACCTTGAATCAACCTGTTTAGTTATATTAGCATATCTTGTTGCCTGACCGCGGAAATCATTAGGGTCTACAACTCTATTATTGTTAATTTCAACTGTTGCAGAATCATAACCTCTGTTAACCACTAAAGCCCAGTAATCAAAAGTATTTACATAATTTAAATTAGTTGGAAATGGATCAGGCGGACTTGTATAGACTCTTGGAGGGCCGGGATTATATCTAAGCAGATCCTTTGCAGATGAAACAATTTTCAAGTATCCATAAAGTACAAATCGTTCTATCCTTACAATATTTTTTGCACTGCTGTTATAGGTTCCTAACGTCTTAACTGAGTAATTATCTCCTACTCTTGTAACATTAAGGAAAAAACCGTAATCATTTCCAATCATGTCCTGAATATGGGATTGATTAAGTTGTCCTAACTTAATTGCGTCTGTCGTGCCTTCTACAGGTACACTTTTAATGTAATCATATTCAGCAAGCCCTGCTATTCGAGGATTTCCAGACATTTCCCAATCTATTGGACTCCCTGATGTTTCAAGTAATGAACGAACAGTATCTGAAGCAGCGCGTTCTGTTGAGCTTTGAAAAACAGCACTCTGCGTTAAATAAAGCATGCTGTCCATATTAGCTGCAGCCATACCTATTATCAGAGTAATGGGGATAAGTGCAAGTAAAAGGTCCAGAGAAAATATTTGACCCCTTGAATCTTTTCTTAATAGTCCCAATTACATCCCCCATGTTCTTAAATATACATATTAATGATTATCCAGTACTCAAACATTATTAATTGTTAGTTATTGCCATATAATACATATATATATTTGTAAAGTCTTATCTCACCTTGAAAAAGTATTATTAAATTTAAATAATTACTGATCCCATTTGATTTACAAATATATCAAAAAAGATTTTTTATCTAAAGAAATGGAGGAAAGTAGTAAATAATATAACTCTGTACAAAAATAAAATAACATGGTTAAAATGGATCAAAGAGGACAGATTTCAATAGAATTCGTGCTTGTCGTTGCTCTTATGCTGGTAATAGTTCTTTTAGTGGGAGCATATGCTGGAGATCAAAACGAAATAAACACGGTGACTGCAGCAGCAAGAACCGGGGCTATGGATGCTGCAACTGATTTAGCTCTTTTAAATAGGAATATGGAACCTTTAAGAGTTAATGATGTTAGAATAAATGGAAGTGGTCAAAATTTAACACTTTTAATAAATGTATCGGGCCCTATTTCAGATAACAGTAACAGGACAATATTTAATGCAACTTTACAGTCTATTGCTGACCTGGGGTATACAATTGACGTACGTAATACAACCAATTTCTTTGACGACGTGGTGGTAACAGGCAGGCATACATACGGTGTTATAATTGTCTAAGCGTTGCATAACTCTTTATGTACTTCAGGGCAATTCATTCTTCTTTTTTAGGTTAACGCAGTTTATAGATAAAAGTGTAAAGTTTCCCTACCACATAAGCTCAAAAAAGTGTTAATTTAATATTTCTATTATACTGCCTGGTTTATTTCCGTTCATGCTCAAAAATTTTTCTTCTATTTGAATTTTAACCCTGTTTCCATCATCTGCACCATAACTGTTATCCACAATGTAAATATCTGGCTTTACATTTGAACAGATATCATAATCAACCTTAACATAAGCTGTTTTTTTACCGGTTTCAATTACAGTCCCATAGGTAAAGTTTCGATGATATCTTATTCTGAAAATTAAAAAAACTGCAGCGACAGATATAACTGCAAATATTAAAACAGAAAGGGACGGTAGAAACTCAAATGAAAATGACATCACAAAATTGGGATTGGTTCCAACAAAAACCAGTGCCAACCCAACAGCAACATACATCAAAAAGAAATCACGGTAAGCATTAAAATCAGCCGCATACATTAATTTAATCTTTGAAAACAGAGTATAAACTATAAATACCACGCAGGCAAGTCCAGAAATTGCATAAAGGGTCAAAGATAAGAAATTAAATATAAAAAGCATTGAAATAACTAAAAATGCTCCAGACATGATTTGAAGCATGAAAACAGTTCTTTCCTTTTCTTCTGATGTGAATTCCTCTTTTAATTGTTTATTTTGGGTTAAGTCATTAACAAATATGGTACTTCCATCTGATTCATCTTTTCTATAAATTTCAGGAACTCCCATCTTTGATATTGTTTCCTGAATCCGGTTATCATTTTTTATTCTATAAATCTTTTCCTTAATAACATCAGGGTCCACCTTATCTTTGATATTATCAGTATTTATGCCTTTTAATCTGTTTGGAATGTTAGGTATCTCTAAAATAATCATTCCGACAAAATTAAATATCCCTATAACTAAATCTCCAAATATTGTAAATAATTTCATTAAAATTCCCTCTAATTTACCCTTCTAATAGTGATTTGATTTTGTCCTGTTAGCCATTCAACTTGAAGAGTATGCCAGGTTTTATTTAAAGTGATGGAAGTGGTGTTTAGATTGTAGTTAGTAGTACTGGAGACATTTTTAAGAGTTCCATCTGAAAGGTTAGTAATAATGAAAATTTCATTACCTCTGGTTTGAAGTTTCATATTGTTTTGAGGAATATAAACATTAAACGTTCTTTTAGAACCTGGACCGTTTGCATAAACTATATTTACTGCGTTTGCAGTGCTTTCAACCGCTATTTTTGCATCAGAAGTCCATGAAACATCGTTACTTGCATCAATGGCCTGTCCCATTAAAGGTATAGTTACAGCAGTCAAAATAGTTAAAATCACCACAATCAATAGCAAATATTCTGCTGAAATCTGTCCCTTATCATCCATTTCATTCACTACCTAAAAATTATGTTTATAACTATATATATTTTGGGTATATCAAAAATTAATGGCAGGTACCTTAAACTATAAGATCAAAACATTATACTCCAGATTTCAGGCTAACTAAATAGGAAATAAAGCACTTTCTGGAGTATAACTGCCAGATCTCCAATAAAAAGAGATATTAAAAGACCTATAAAAATTGATGGTGCAAATGGAACTCCTTTTTTAATTCTAAACTCCTTAGAAATTTTGTTTTCATTATAAAGTTTCTTTAAAAGTTCAATATCTTCTTCAGATAGTCCTGCAGCCATACTACTTATTATAAGCTTACCTTTAGGTTCCTGTAGGCCTGCAGTATCACCTTTCTTAATTGACTCTTTTATTCCCTCAAAAAGTCCCTTATCATCCACGTAGACTTCACCATCCATTTGATAGATGTTGTAAGCTGGAATCATCCCTTCCTTTAAATCCTTAATTTCATAATCATCCTGCAGCGCTTTCTTATTCACAGTTGTGAGGAGCTTTTTAACAATCTCAATGGCAGTTATCATTAAAAATAGTACAATTACACTGCTTATTGTTAATGTTAAATTACTGTAAAGTGCAAATACTGTTAAAGCAGATACAGCTACAGTCTTGATCCTGTTAGGTAACTTTGAAATAACAAGGGTTAAAAGATAAATTAAAATTAAAGAAACTATAATTATCTGAAAGGGTAGATAAGGAGTAATAATAATGGTCAGTGTAACTGCTGAGGTAATTACAAGCGTTAAAACTATATTTTTCCTGTAATCTTTAACTAGTGCAGTTAACTCATCCATTAGATACGGTTTCTTCTTTAAAGCTATGTAGAATATGAATATCAATAAAAAGGGGAGTATTGCAAGGATACTGTTAATTATCAGGGTGAATGGAAAAGGATAAGATGCATTAATGGGAAAGGAAGCACCTGAAATATTATAACCTGTAATTGCAGGATAAAATGGAAGTAAGGCTGCTAAGCATGTGAATAATTTAACATCTCCACCAGCCCATGCCCCTAACTTCCAGAATATGTATCCCAGAATAAAAATTGCTGCAGTAAAGATCAATGTATAAACTATTAGCCAGATATTACCCAGTATAAAGGCATAAAATCCATTTAGAACTATTCCAATTCCTATTAATGGAAGAGTTAATTTATTAGGGATAATTCCTGATTTTAAGTCAGTGTAACTGGCATATAAACATGCAGTAACTGCTATAATTGTACATAAAAAAGGTATCTCGGTCATTTAATCACCTTTGTTTTCGAATGCTGCCTTCATAAATGAAACAAAGAT
It encodes:
- a CDS encoding nucleoside monophosphate kinase, producing the protein MQVIGVTGLPGSGKSVVARVANNLGINVIRMGDVIRDEALKKNADIGETAVKLREDYGKYVVAEKCVEIIEEALKNTTDDKNELKFVIEGIRSPAEVEIFKKHFGKFKVIAIYSSPKTRFMRLKRRKRSDDSTSILEFKNRDERELKFGIGSVIAAADYMIVNEGPIWKYKNSVRNILKKEMKIQGKKKGNY
- a CDS encoding RNA-binding domain-containing protein, giving the protein MNCEIYAKASVNPTEDMDKVIKAIANVIEYDEIEIGDDYVCVSGGIETVKNLKDELRERKIRGAVRKIMLKGITAGKIHFRLSKQAALAGTLNLVEDSLCPLGEIDVEIKTDDPDKLIDWMAPEIK
- a CDS encoding TIGR00289 family protein, whose amino-acid sequence is MKVAVLFSGGKDSTMAYYKAREEGHEVKYLVSLISDNPASYMFHVANIHITELSAEALGVPLIRKVTKGIKEEELEDLTTVLRDLKNEGIEGIYSGALHSVYQKSRIDSICEELGLKSYAPLWHRDPEEYMKEVIELGFEVIITSVSAEGLDESWLGRKIDSAVLEDIIALNKKYGIHIAFEGGEAETLVLDGPVFNKKIKITESEVIWERDSGYFLIKDAVLIDK
- a CDS encoding peptidase, whose amino-acid sequence is MDLEPGWEKKALIIVAVVTVILVVYAYGPFNGNARAEVVNNTSEAPVTEPAPVPAPQVPTFNNSTSSNITSVNVTGGNNGTYQVTADQAKKIASQPNFTAGEPAKGNIMINNNNTAVWIVPLMKGTVIFKRIYVDAATGIIVGSEEVKN
- a CDS encoding DUF2101 family protein, which gives rise to MKLFTIFGDLVIGIFNFVGMIILEIPNIPNRLKGINTDNIKDKVDPDVIKEKIYRIKNDNRIQETISKMGVPEIYRKDESDGSTIFVNDLTQNKQLKEEFTSEEKERTVFMLQIMSGAFLVISMLFIFNFLSLTLYAISGLACVVFIVYTLFSKIKLMYAADFNAYRDFFLMYVAVGLALVFVGTNPNFVMSFSFEFLPSLSVLIFAVISVAAVFLIFRIRYHRNFTYGTVIETGKKTAYVKVDYDICSNVKPDIYIVDNSYGADDGNRVKIQIEEKFLSMNGNKPGSIIEILN
- a CDS encoding class III signal peptide-containing protein is translated as MDDKGQISAEYLLLIVVILTILTAVTIPLMGQAIDASNDVSWTSDAKIAVESTANAVNIVYANGPGSKRTFNVYIPQNNMKLQTRGNEIFIITNLSDGTLKNVSSTTNYNLNTTSITLNKTWHTLQVEWLTGQNQITIRRVN
- a CDS encoding A24 family peptidase C-terminal domain-containing protein → MTEIPFLCTIIAVTACLYASYTDLKSGIIPNKLTLPLIGIGIVLNGFYAFILGNIWLIVYTLIFTAAIFILGYIFWKLGAWAGGDVKLFTCLAALLPFYPAITGYNISGASFPINASYPFPFTLIINSILAILPFLLIFIFYIALKKKPYLMDELTALVKDYRKNIVLTLVITSAVTLTIIITPYLPFQIIIVSLILIYLLTLVISKLPNRIKTVAVSALTVFALYSNLTLTISSVIVLFLMITAIEIVKKLLTTVNKKALQDDYEIKDLKEGMIPAYNIYQMDGEVYVDDKGLFEGIKESIKKGDTAGLQEPKGKLIISSMAAGLSEEDIELLKKLYNENKISKEFRIKKGVPFAPSIFIGLLISLFIGDLAVILQKVLYFLFS